The following coding sequences are from one Rutidosis leptorrhynchoides isolate AG116_Rl617_1_P2 chromosome 11, CSIRO_AGI_Rlap_v1, whole genome shotgun sequence window:
- the LOC139876970 gene encoding dnaJ protein ERDJ3B-like: MAHYRSKLFVLIYLSVFLIVSAAKSYYDILQVPKGASDDQIKRSYRKLALKYHPDKNQGNEDANKKFAEINNAYEVLSNSEKRSIYDRYGEDGLKQHAAGGGGGGGMDINDIFNTFFGGGGGRGQEEEERVVKGDDVIVDLDATLEDLYMGGSLKVWREKNILKPAPGKRSCNCRDKVYHRQIGPGMFQQMTEQVCEQCPNVKYEREGNFITVDIEKGMQDGQEVVFYEEGEPIIDGEPGDLKFRIRTAPHDRFRREGNNLHTTATITLAQALVGFEKTITHLDEHPLQIGSKGITKPKEVRKFKGEGMPLHFSNKKGDLYVTFEVLFPTSLTDEQKSKIKAILG, encoded by the exons ATGGCGCATTATAGATCGAAATTGTTCGTTCTAATCTATTTATCAGTTTTTCTGATCGTTAGTGCAGC TAAGAGTTATTATGATATACTTCAAGTTCCGAAAGGAGCTTCAGACGACCAGATCAAGCGGTCGTATCGAAAACTGGCGTTAAAATATCATCCAGATAAGAATCAAGGAAATGAAGATGCTAATAAAAAGTTTGCTGAGATTAACAATG CTTATGAAGTGTTGTCAAACAGTGAGAAGAGGAGTATTTATGATAGATATGGTGAAGATGGGTTGAAACAGCATGCTGCTGGTGGCGGAGGAGGTGGAGGAATGGATATAAACGACATCTTCAACAC GTtttttggtggtggtggtggtagaggACAAGAAGAGGAGGAGAGAGTTGTGAAAGGTGATGATGTCATCGTTGACTTGGATGCAACATTGGAGGATTTGTACATGGGAGGATCACTTAAG GTTTGGAGGGAGAAGAATATATTAAAACCCGCTCCTGGAAAGAGAAGCTGCAACTGTCGAGACAAGGTTTATCACAGGCAAATTGGTCCCGGGATGTTCCAACAGATGACAGAACAG GTCTGTGAGCAGTGTCCTAATGTAAAGTATGAAAGGGAAGGGAACTTTATTACTGTCGATATTGAGAAAGGAATGCAAGATGGTCAA GAAGTGGTCTTTTATGAAGAGGGTGAACCAATTATAGATGGTGAACCTGGAGATCTCAAG TTCCGCATTCGCACAGCACCACATGACAGGTTTAGAAGAGAAGGCAATAATCTTCACACAACTGCCACTATTACTTTG GCGCAAGCACTTGTTGGGTTCGAGAAGACCATTACACACCTTGATGAACACCCACTCCAAATTGGCTCAAAG GGAATTACAAAACCTAAAGAGGTGCGGAAGTTCAAAGGTGAAGGGATGCCGTTACATTTTAGCAATAAGAAAGGCGATTTGTATGTTACATTTGAAGTCCTTTTCCCTACGTCACTAACAGACGAACAGAAGTCCAAGATCAAAGCCATTCTTGGTTAG